In Mycobacterium sp. 050128, one genomic interval encodes:
- the metE gene encoding 5-methyltetrahydropteroyltriglutamate--homocysteine S-methyltransferase, giving the protein MTSQPFTATVVGSPRIGPKRELKRATEGYWKGRTSRAELEKLAATLRRDTWTSLADAGLDSVPVNTFSYYDQVLDTAVMLGALPARAAQVSDDLDRYFAAARGNADVAPLEMTKWFDTNYHYIVPEIEPATKFTLNANKALSELKEALEQGIPARPVVIGPITFLLLSKGVNGGGAPIERLQELVGIYAELLSLLADNGAEWVQIDEPALVTDISPDAPALAEAVYSALGKVSNRPAIYVATYFGDPGDSLRALARTPVEAIGVDLVYGAREATASIVGAPELANKILVAGVVDGRNIWRTDLEAALGKLTTLLGSAAHVAVSTSCSTLHVPYSLEPETGLDDALRSWLAFGQEKVAEVVTLSRALHEGRDAVAQEIAASNAAVASRKKDPRLHNDQLRSRIDEIVATGTHRGDAAQRRTSQEARLHLPPLPTTTIGSFPQTVVIRKARAALVAGEIDEAEYDRRMKQEISDVIKLQEQLGLDVLVHGEPERNDMVQYFAEQLDGFFATKNGWVQSYGSRCVRPPVLFGDVIRRQPMTVEWAKYAQSLTDKPVKGMLTGPVTILAWSFVRDDQPLADTANQVALAIRDETVDLESAGIAVIQVDEPALRELLPLRRADQEDYLRWAVRSFRLATSGVADSTQIHTHLCYSEFGEVIGAIADLDADVTSIEAARSHMEVLDDLNAVGFANSVGPGVYDIHSPRVPSTGEMAESLRAALQALPAERLWVNPDCGLKTRNTDEVTASLQNMVAAAQEVRAGV; this is encoded by the coding sequence GTGACCTCCCAACCATTCACCGCAACTGTCGTCGGCTCTCCGCGCATCGGCCCGAAACGCGAACTCAAGCGCGCGACCGAGGGCTACTGGAAAGGCCGGACCAGCCGGGCCGAACTCGAAAAGCTCGCCGCCACCCTGCGCCGCGACACCTGGACGAGCCTGGCCGACGCCGGCCTGGACTCGGTGCCGGTGAACACCTTCTCGTACTACGACCAGGTACTCGACACCGCGGTCATGCTGGGCGCGTTGCCGGCCCGGGCCGCACAGGTTTCCGACGACCTGGATCGCTACTTCGCCGCCGCGCGCGGCAACGCCGATGTCGCGCCGCTGGAGATGACCAAGTGGTTCGACACCAACTACCACTACATCGTTCCCGAGATCGAGCCCGCGACGAAGTTCACACTGAACGCGAACAAGGCGCTCTCCGAGCTGAAAGAGGCGCTCGAGCAAGGGATTCCAGCGCGCCCGGTCGTCATCGGTCCGATCACCTTCCTGCTGCTGAGCAAGGGCGTTAACGGTGGCGGCGCGCCGATCGAGCGGCTGCAGGAACTGGTGGGAATCTACGCCGAGCTGCTGAGCCTGCTCGCCGACAACGGCGCCGAGTGGGTACAGATCGACGAGCCCGCGCTCGTTACCGACATCTCCCCCGACGCGCCCGCACTGGCCGAGGCGGTCTACTCCGCGCTGGGCAAGGTGAGCAACCGGCCCGCGATCTACGTCGCGACCTACTTCGGTGACCCCGGCGACTCGCTGAGGGCGCTGGCCCGCACGCCCGTCGAGGCGATCGGCGTCGACCTGGTTTACGGCGCCCGCGAGGCGACAGCCTCGATCGTTGGAGCGCCCGAGCTCGCGAACAAGATCCTGGTGGCCGGTGTCGTTGACGGGCGCAACATTTGGCGCACCGATCTCGAGGCGGCGCTGGGCAAGCTGACGACGCTGCTGGGTTCGGCGGCCCACGTAGCGGTCTCGACGTCCTGCTCCACCCTGCACGTGCCGTACTCGCTGGAGCCCGAGACCGGCCTGGACGACGCGCTGCGCAGTTGGCTGGCGTTCGGGCAGGAGAAGGTGGCCGAGGTGGTGACGCTGTCCCGGGCGCTGCACGAGGGCCGCGACGCGGTCGCCCAAGAGATCGCCGCCTCCAACGCCGCGGTGGCCTCCCGCAAAAAGGATCCGCGGCTGCACAACGATCAGCTCCGATCTCGGATCGACGAGATCGTCGCCACCGGTACGCACCGAGGTGACGCGGCACAACGGCGGACCAGCCAGGAGGCGCGGCTGCACCTGCCGCCGCTGCCGACCACGACAATCGGGTCGTTTCCGCAGACCGTCGTGATCCGCAAGGCCCGCGCGGCGCTGGTCGCCGGCGAGATCGACGAGGCCGAGTACGACAGGCGGATGAAACAGGAGATTTCCGACGTCATCAAGCTGCAGGAGCAGCTCGGCCTCGACGTGCTGGTGCACGGTGAGCCCGAGCGCAACGACATGGTGCAGTACTTCGCCGAGCAGCTGGACGGCTTCTTCGCCACCAAGAACGGCTGGGTGCAGTCCTACGGCAGCCGCTGCGTGCGGCCGCCGGTGCTCTTCGGCGACGTCATCCGCCGCCAGCCGATGACGGTGGAATGGGCGAAATACGCGCAGTCTCTGACCGACAAGCCGGTCAAGGGCATGCTGACCGGCCCGGTGACGATCCTGGCATGGTCGTTCGTCCGCGACGACCAGCCGCTGGCGGACACCGCCAACCAGGTGGCACTGGCGATCCGCGACGAGACGGTGGATCTGGAGTCCGCCGGCATCGCCGTCATCCAGGTCGACGAGCCGGCGCTGCGCGAGCTGCTGCCGCTGCGACGGGCCGATCAGGAGGACTACTTGCGTTGGGCCGTCCGGTCTTTCCGGTTGGCGACCTCCGGCGTCGCCGACTCGACCCAGATCCACACGCACCTGTGCTACTCGGAGTTCGGCGAGGTGATCGGCGCGATCGCCGATCTGGATGCCGACGTGACGTCGATCGAGGCGGCACGGTCGCACATGGAGGTGCTGGACGACCTGAACGCGGTCGGCTTCGCCAACAGCGTCGGCCCGGGCGTCTACGACATCCACTCGCCGCGGGTGCCGAGCACGGGCGAGATGGCCGAGTCGCTGCGAGCCGCGCTGCAGGCCCTGCCTGCGGAGCGGCTGTGGGTCAACCCCGACTGCGGGCTCAAGACACGCAACACCGACGAGGTGACCGCGTCGCTGCAGAACATGGTCGCCGCCGCGCAGGAAGTGCGCGCGGGGGTCTGA
- a CDS encoding bifunctional 2-methylcitrate synthase/citrate synthase produces MTVPTADIKKGLAGVVVDTTAISKVVPETNSLTYRGYPVQDLAAHCSFEQVAFLLWRGELPTDAELALFSQRERASRRLDRSMLSLLTKLPDNCHPMDVVRTAISFLGAEDPEEDDDSANRAKALRMLAVLPTIVAVDMRRRRGLAPIPPHWGLGYTENFLQMCFGEVPEPAVVRAFEQSMILYAEHGFNASTFAARVVTSTQSDIYSAVTGAIGALKGALHGGANEAVMHDMIEIGEPGNAREWLRGKLARKEKVMGFGHRVYKNGDSRVPTMKHALSRIAAARDGHRWLDMYNILEAEMFDATGIKPNLDFPTGPAYYLMGFDIACFTPIFVMSRITGWTAHIMEQAASNSLIRPLSAYSGRDQRALARS; encoded by the coding sequence ATGACCGTGCCGACCGCTGACATCAAGAAGGGCCTCGCCGGCGTGGTCGTTGATACCACCGCCATCTCGAAAGTGGTGCCGGAGACCAATTCGCTGACCTACCGCGGATATCCGGTGCAGGATCTGGCCGCGCACTGCAGTTTCGAGCAAGTCGCATTCCTGCTCTGGCGCGGCGAGTTGCCAACCGACGCAGAGCTGGCGCTGTTCAGCCAGCGCGAGCGCGCCAGCCGCCGGCTCGATCGGTCGATGCTGTCGCTGCTGACCAAGCTGCCCGACAACTGTCATCCGATGGATGTGGTGCGCACCGCCATCAGCTTTCTGGGCGCCGAGGACCCCGAGGAGGACGACGACTCGGCGAACCGGGCCAAAGCGCTGCGCATGCTCGCGGTGTTGCCGACCATTGTCGCGGTGGACATGCGGCGCCGGCGCGGGTTGGCGCCGATCCCACCACACTGGGGGCTGGGCTACACCGAGAACTTTCTGCAGATGTGCTTCGGCGAGGTGCCCGAACCCGCGGTCGTGCGGGCATTCGAGCAGTCGATGATCCTTTACGCCGAACACGGTTTCAACGCCTCGACGTTCGCCGCGCGGGTGGTGACCTCGACGCAGTCGGACATCTACAGCGCGGTCACCGGGGCCATCGGTGCGCTCAAGGGCGCGCTGCACGGCGGCGCCAACGAGGCGGTAATGCACGACATGATCGAGATCGGCGAGCCAGGCAATGCCCGAGAGTGGTTGCGCGGCAAGCTCGCCCGCAAAGAGAAGGTCATGGGATTCGGGCACCGGGTCTACAAGAACGGTGACTCGCGGGTACCGACGATGAAGCACGCACTGAGCCGCATCGCGGCGGCGCGCGACGGGCATCGCTGGCTGGACATGTACAACATCCTGGAAGCCGAGATGTTCGACGCCACTGGTATCAAACCGAATCTCGATTTCCCGACCGGCCCGGCCTACTACCTGATGGGATTCGACATCGCCTGCTTCACGCCGATCTTCGTGATGAGCAGAATCACCGGCTGGACCGCTCACATCATGGAGCAGGCCGCGTCGAACTCCTTGATCCGGCCGTTGAGCGCCTACTCGGGACGCGACCAGCGGGCACTGGCCCGCAGTTGA
- the prpB gene encoding methylisocitrate lyase, with product MMGSSSSAADKRVALRAGLESGRLQRLPGAFSPLVAKAVAEAGFEGVYVSGAALAADLGLPDIGLTTLTEVAVRGAQIAAATDLPTLIDADTGFGAPLNAARTVAVLEDAGLAGCHLEDQVNPKRCGHLDGKAVVPAEDMTKRLRAAVSARRDPNFVICARTDAAGIEGLPAAIDRARAYAEAGADMIFTEALTEVAEFEAIRAAVDVPLLANMTEFGKSPLLSARQLADIGYNVVIYPVTTLRLAMFAVEAGLREIESSGTQFDLLDRMQHRGRLYSLLRYQDYNEFDTDTYNFTLEGKQS from the coding sequence ATGATGGGCTCCTCGTCCAGTGCCGCCGACAAGCGCGTCGCGTTGCGGGCGGGCCTGGAAAGTGGCCGGCTGCAGCGGCTTCCGGGTGCCTTCTCGCCGCTGGTGGCCAAGGCGGTCGCCGAGGCGGGCTTCGAAGGCGTCTACGTGTCCGGTGCCGCGCTGGCGGCCGATCTCGGGTTGCCGGACATCGGCCTGACGACGCTGACCGAAGTCGCGGTGCGAGGCGCGCAGATAGCCGCCGCCACTGACCTGCCCACGCTGATCGACGCGGACACCGGGTTCGGCGCGCCGCTGAACGCCGCGCGCACGGTGGCGGTCCTGGAGGACGCCGGACTGGCCGGATGCCACCTCGAGGATCAGGTCAACCCCAAGCGTTGCGGCCATTTGGACGGCAAGGCCGTCGTCCCAGCCGAGGACATGACAAAGCGTTTGCGCGCAGCGGTATCCGCGCGGCGCGACCCTAACTTCGTCATCTGCGCACGCACGGACGCCGCCGGCATTGAGGGTCTGCCGGCCGCGATCGACCGTGCTCGTGCCTACGCCGAGGCCGGCGCCGACATGATCTTCACCGAAGCGCTGACCGAAGTGGCGGAGTTCGAGGCGATCCGCGCCGCCGTCGATGTTCCGTTGCTGGCCAACATGACCGAATTCGGCAAGTCGCCGTTGCTGAGCGCGCGCCAGCTGGCCGACATCGGCTACAACGTCGTCATTTACCCGGTTACCACATTGCGGTTGGCGATGTTCGCGGTCGAAGCGGGCCTGCGCGAAATCGAGTCATCAGGAACGCAATTCGATCTGCTGGATCGCATGCAACACCGCGGCCGGCTGTACTCGCTGCTGCGCTACCAGGACTACAACGAGTTCGACACCGACACTTACAATTTCACGCTTGAAGGGAAGCAGTCATGA
- a CDS encoding SDR family oxidoreductase: MARVIVFGGHGKVALQLARILSERGERVTSVFRNPDHSDDVAATGAEPVVADIEQLDTNALAELLPGHDAVVFSAGAGGGNPARTYAVDRDAAIRVIDAAAQAGVKRFVMVSYFGAGPDHGVPQDDPFFAYAEAKAAADAHLRASALDWTVLGPGRLTLEPPTGKIVIGAGKEVSRADVALVVAAALADDSSIRRTIEFNNGDIPIPEALAG; this comes from the coding sequence ATGGCACGAGTCATCGTCTTCGGCGGACACGGCAAGGTGGCACTGCAGCTGGCTCGCATCCTGAGCGAACGAGGCGAGCGAGTGACCTCCGTCTTCCGCAATCCCGACCACTCCGACGATGTCGCCGCCACCGGCGCCGAACCGGTGGTTGCCGACATCGAGCAGCTCGACACCAACGCACTGGCCGAGCTGCTGCCCGGACACGACGCGGTCGTCTTCTCGGCCGGCGCGGGCGGCGGCAATCCGGCCCGCACCTATGCCGTCGACCGGGACGCCGCGATCCGGGTGATCGATGCCGCCGCCCAGGCGGGCGTCAAGCGGTTCGTGATGGTGTCCTACTTCGGTGCGGGTCCGGACCATGGTGTGCCGCAAGACGATCCGTTCTTCGCTTACGCGGAGGCCAAGGCTGCCGCGGACGCCCATCTGCGAGCCAGCGCACTGGACTGGACGGTGCTCGGGCCCGGCCGGCTCACGCTGGAACCGCCGACCGGCAAGATCGTCATCGGCGCGGGCAAAGAGGTATCCCGCGCTGACGTCGCACTCGTGGTGGCCGCCGCGCTGGCGGACGACTCGAGCATCCGGCGGACCATCGAATTCAACAACGGCGACATCCCGATCCCAGAAGCCCTGGCGGGCTGA